The sequence CATCCCGCTCTCGCAGCTGCGCTTCCCGCGCGACTCGCTGCAGACCTGGGGGATGCAGATCTGGCGCTACGTCGAGCGGCTGAACGAGGTCTCGATGTGGTCGTTCTGGGGGAAGAACGAGTCGGGCGGTCCCGCGCGCTTCGGGCACCTGGAGGCGCTCCGGCTGCACGGCGGCGGCGGGCGGCGGGTGGAGCTCCTCCCCTACGTGGTGGCGCGCCGCTCGTACGAAGACCCCAGCGAGCCCGGCTCGCCCTTCGAGGACCGCGGCGAGAGCAGCATGCGCGTGGGCGCCGACGTCAAGGCGCTGCTCACCTCCACCTTGACGCTCGATGCCACCATCAACCCCGACTTCGGGCAGGTGGAGGTGGACCCCGCGGTGGTGAACCTCTCCGACGTGGAGACCTTCTTCGAGGAGAAGCGCCCGTTCTTCGTGGAGGGGAGCGGCATCTTCGGCTTCGGCGACTTCAGCTGCTTCTTCTGCAGCAACGTCTCGTCGATGTCGCTCTTCTACTCGCGGCGCATCGGGCGGCGGCCGCAGGGGTTCGTGCGGCAGCCGGCCGCCTTCACCGATCTCCCCGACGCCAGCACCATCCTGGCCGCCGCCAAGATCACCGGCCGCACCGCCGGGGGGCTGCAGGTGGGGCTCCTGGACGCCTTCACCCGCCGCGCCGAGGCGCTCGCCATCTCGCCCGAGGGCGACCGCTTCAGCGAGGAGGTGGAGCCGGCCAGCAACTACTTCGTGGGGCGCGTCAAGAAGAACTACCGCAACGGCAACCTCACCCTGGGACTGCTGGGCACCTCGGTGCTGCGCTCCTTCGACTCCGACGCGCTGGGCGACTTCCTCCCCGGCCACGCCGAGGCGGTGGGCTTCGACTGGTTCAACTCCTGGAAGAAGCAGACCTACTCGTTCTTCGGCAACCTGGCCTTCAGCAACGTGGGCGGCGACTCGCTCTCCATCCTGCGCCTGCAGCGCTCCTCCGTGCGCTACTTCCAGCGCCCCGACCGCGACCACGGCGGCAACGGGCTCTTCTCCGACCGCTTCGACCCCGGCCTCACCTCCCTGCGCGGCTTCGGCGGCTACGCGCGCCTGGCCAAGGACGCGGGGAGCTGGCTGTGGGAGACCGCGGTCAACTTCCGCAGCCCCGGCTTCGAGGTCAACGACCTGGCGTTCCTCTCGCGCGCCGACTACGTGTGGATGAACGCCAACGTGCTGCGCCAGTGGAACACCCCCACCCGCCGCTACCGCCGCTTCCTCTTCATCGTGGGCGGCCAGCAGCAGTACAACTTCGACGGCGACCTCACCGACCGGCAGGTGCACGGCTACCTGGGCGGCCAGTTCACCAACTACTGGAACTGGAGCACCTTCGTCATCGTGCGCCCCGAGCTCAACGACGACCGGCTCACCCGCGGCGGCCCGGTGGTGCGACGGGCGTCCTCCTGGAACTACTTCGTGAACCTGAGCACCGACTCGCGCAAGAAGGTGGTGCTCTCCACCAACCCCAGCGTCGGCCGCAACGCCGAGGGCGCCACCGGCTACAGCGCCAACCTGAGCGTGCGGGTGAAGCCGGCGCCCAACATCGAGGTGTCGGCGGGCCCGGCGTTCAGCCACAACGAGAGCCGCGCGCAGTTCGTCACCGCCTTCGCCGACCCCGCGGCCGCCGAGTGGGGCGGCCGGCGGGTGGTGTTCAGCGACCTGTCGCAGAACACCCTGTCGATGAACACGCGGCTCAACTGGACCTTCACGCCCACGCTCACGCTGGAGCTGTTCGCGCAGCCGCTGGTGGTGGCGGGCGACTTCGACCGCTTCAAGGAGTTCGCCGCCCCGCGCGAGCTGGACAAGGTGGTGTACGACGCCACGCAGCTCACCCCGATCACGGGCGCGGACGGGCGCGTGGTGTCGTACTCGCTCGACGCCGACCGCGACGGCGACGAGGACCTGCGCTTCGGCAACCCCGACTTCAACTTCCGGTCCTTGCGGGGCAACGCGGTGCTGCGCTGGGAGTACCGCCCCGGCTCCACGCTCTTCCTGGTGTGGCAGCAGGAGCGCAGCGTCACCGAGCCGTTCGGCGACTTCGCGCTCGGCCGCGACGGCGAAGCCGTCTTCGACGGCCGCCCCAACAACATCTTCGTCGTGAAGATGAGCTACTGGTTCGGCCGGTAGAGACAGAGCATCACACGGAGGAAACGGAGGACCCCTTCCCTTCTCCGTTACCTCCGTGCAAGACCAAGGCTGCCGAAGACCTGTCTCACGCAGAGTCAGCAGAGAACTACTCCGCTGACTCT comes from Longimicrobium sp. and encodes:
- a CDS encoding DUF5916 domain-containing protein, which encodes MSSTAKPRPTLLAALALLACGALAPGAAAGQAHSAGQTPRVQAVPRTGEIELDGKLDEPVWQSAPPATDFTQQDPNEGKPATQRTEIRFVYDDEALYIGARMFDSLGAAGVRTRLARRDQDVESDNVMFVFDTYHDHTGRTIIQINPSGVKYDAGQASPYADPSWDPVWAADTGVDSLGWTAELRIPLSQLRFPRDSLQTWGMQIWRYVERLNEVSMWSFWGKNESGGPARFGHLEALRLHGGGGRRVELLPYVVARRSYEDPSEPGSPFEDRGESSMRVGADVKALLTSTLTLDATINPDFGQVEVDPAVVNLSDVETFFEEKRPFFVEGSGIFGFGDFSCFFCSNVSSMSLFYSRRIGRRPQGFVRQPAAFTDLPDASTILAAAKITGRTAGGLQVGLLDAFTRRAEALAISPEGDRFSEEVEPASNYFVGRVKKNYRNGNLTLGLLGTSVLRSFDSDALGDFLPGHAEAVGFDWFNSWKKQTYSFFGNLAFSNVGGDSLSILRLQRSSVRYFQRPDRDHGGNGLFSDRFDPGLTSLRGFGGYARLAKDAGSWLWETAVNFRSPGFEVNDLAFLSRADYVWMNANVLRQWNTPTRRYRRFLFIVGGQQQYNFDGDLTDRQVHGYLGGQFTNYWNWSTFVIVRPELNDDRLTRGGPVVRRASSWNYFVNLSTDSRKKVVLSTNPSVGRNAEGATGYSANLSVRVKPAPNIEVSAGPAFSHNESRAQFVTAFADPAAAEWGGRRVVFSDLSQNTLSMNTRLNWTFTPTLTLELFAQPLVVAGDFDRFKEFAAPRELDKVVYDATQLTPITGADGRVVSYSLDADRDGDEDLRFGNPDFNFRSLRGNAVLRWEYRPGSTLFLVWQQERSVTEPFGDFALGRDGEAVFDGRPNNIFVVKMSYWFGR